One Clavelina lepadiformis chromosome 1, kaClaLepa1.1, whole genome shotgun sequence genomic region harbors:
- the LOC143469065 gene encoding uncharacterized protein LOC143469065, translating to MKLAILLFLLYATCQAQEFQECGYKLIEVQRHVCQDRSSTRMLIEVLKRRYGSRRRFSLRHRRSSLNAEWDKVFSAFFSSKTFTERVESSSEGGVLRPILKAATELNNERVYKRRLRRGIVGDCCHRRCTRKHIQQTYCPR from the exons ATGAAGCTTGCAATCCTTCTATTCCTTTTGTACGCGACCTGCCAAGCCCAAGAATTTCAGGAATGCGGATATAAATTAATCGAAGTCCAACGTCATGTGTGCCAAGATCGAAGCTCCACGAGAATGCTTATTGAAGTATTGAAGAGAAGATACGGCAGCAGACGAAGGTTTT CACTACGTCACCGAAGATCCTCCCTTAACGCAGAATGGGATAAAGTTTTTTCAGCTTTCTTTTCCAGCAAGACATTCACGGAAAGAGTCGAATCTTCCAGCGAAGGCGGCGTCTTACGCCCAATTTTGAA GGCTGCAACGGAATTGAATAACGAAAGAGTATACAAGCGACGACTGCGAAGAGGAATCGTTGGCGATTGCTGTCATAGACGTTGCACGCGCAAACATATCCAACAAACATACTGTCCACGTTAA
- the LOC143447519 gene encoding exostosin-1-like → MQAKKRYVLLVSFIVFVALLYNGLKWNAKRAESELANIERKSANNDEDSFKASNKKSFLSRDMLQVLPSFSEQEYYDDGDEYVESPKERRSTREHVYKNRKCRMESCFDVELCHRRGFKIYVYPNSGEKMSPNYKSIIASIRSSHYYTNNPEQACLYVLSYDTLDRDPLSSDYIHNLGAKISQLKYWNNGKNHIVFNLYSGTWPDYLEDLGFNLGEAILAKASFGDNFYRTGFDISFPLFGKTHPFKQGQGGLLRSNYFPPRRKYLLSFKGKRYTYGIGSSTRNALYHIHNGEDIIMLTTCKHGKNWINFSDDRCLTDNEEYDKWDYQALLHNSTFCMVPRGRRLGSFRFLESLQAACIPVVLANGWMLPFAEIIDWKTASLTWEERLLLQVPSTLREFDDDVIMSLRQKSQFLWEKYFSSVDVIIRTTFEIIYDRIYPDQARPSFTWNMEPGGLFYLPSYSTFIHDYPFYHHYLDLDVTQQFTAVIQATTPITSSSAPVVKLVKTLLLTEACSQIVIIWHCARSPPSATRWQTLALETGKEVIIIDDQPKLMGRRFHPFREIRHNAILSLDEDATLNVQEVDFAFEVWRSLPDRIVGFPARSHFWDEAKSKWVYTSKWSNSYSMVLTGAAFIHRYYLALYTDWLPPQVRNMVDQTSNCEDILMNMLVSHVTRRPPIKVTQKKQYKDTSPNQAQSGVLPSGGVITKWSDPQHFAERQVCMKSFVESFGYMPLMMSETRFDPALYKDNVSITRKRYPKIEI, encoded by the exons ATGCAGGCAAAGAAGAGATATGTTTTGCTAGTATCGTTTATCGTGTTTGTAGCGCTGTTATATAATGGACTTAAATGGAATGCGAAAAGAGCTGAGAGTGAACTGGCTAACATTGAAAGGAAGTCAGCAAACAATGACGAAGATAGTTTCAAAGCTTCCAATAAGAAGAGCTTTTTATCCAGGGATATGCTCCAGGTGCTGCCTTCATTTTCAGAGCAAGAATATTACGATGATGGGGACGAATATGTTGAGAGTCCGAAAGAAAGACGATCAACCCGTGAACACGtttacaaaaacagaaaatgtcGAATGGAATCCTGTTTTGATGTTGAATTGTGCCATCGCAGAGGATTTAAAATCTATGTCTATCCAAACAGTGGTGAAAAAATGTCACCAAACTATAAAAGTATTATTGCAAGTATTCGTTCATCACATTACTACACTAACAATCCAGAACAAGCATGCTTGTACGTTTTGTCTTATGATACGTTAGATAGAGACCCTTTGTCGTCAGACTATATTCACAACCTTGGTGCCAAAATATCACAGTTGAAGTATTGGAATAATGGCAAAAACCACATAGTGTTCAACTTATACTCTGGGACATGGCCAGATTACTTAGAAGACCTGGGATTCAATTTGGGTGAAGCCATATTGGCTAAAGCCAGCTTCGGTGACAATTTTTATAGAACTGGATTTGATATTTCGTTTCCATTGTTTGGTAAGACTCATCCTTTCAAACAAGGCCAAGGAGGCTTGCTAAGGTCAAATTATTTTCCACCTAGGAGGAAAtatttgcttagttttaaagGAAAAAG GTATACGTATGGCATCGGATCTAGCACTCGCAATGCACTTTATCATATCCATAATGGCGAGGATATAATAATGCTGACAACTTGCAAACATGGCAAGAATTGGATAAATTTCAGCGATGATAGATGTTTAACTGACAATGAAGAATATGACAA ATGGGACTATCAAGCACTCCTTCACAATTCCACTTTTTGCATGGTTCCCAGGGGAAGGAGATTAGGCTCGTTTCGTTTCCTAGAATCCCTCCAGGCTGCCTGTATTCCGGTGGTTCTCGCTAATGGATGGATGTTGCCATTCGCAGAAATCATAGACTGGAAAACCGCAAGCTTAACTTGGGAGGAAAGACTGTTATTACAG GTTCCAAGCACACTACGCGAGTTCGACGACGACGTCATCATGTCGCTTAGACAAAAGAGTCAGTTCTTATGGGAGAAATACTTTTCGTCGGTTGACGTCATTATACGCACGACGTTCGAG ATTATTTACGACCGAATTTATCCGGATCAAGCCAGACCAAGCTTTACGTGGAACATGGAACCAGGAGGACTTTTTTACCTGCCATCATACAGCACCTTTATCCACGATTATCCTTTCTACCATCATTATCTAG ATCTTGATGTGACGCAACAATTCACAGCAGTAATTCAGGCAACGACCCCAATTACCAGCTCATCTGCCCCAGTGGTGAAATTAGTGAAAACGCTTTTACTGACTGAAGCATGCAGCCAG ATCGTGATAATCTGGCACTGCGCGCGTTCCCCGCCTTCCGCAACCCGCTGGCAGACATTGGCTCTGGAAACAGGCAAGGAGGTTATTATAATTGATGACCAGCCGAAACTGATGGGGAGGAGGTTTCATCCGTTCCGTGAAATCCGACATAACGCGATTCTCAGCCTCGATGAAGATGCGACGCTAAACGTGCAAGAG GTCGATTTTGCTTTTGAGGTTTGGCGTTCTTTACCCGACCGTATTGTTGGTTTTCCCGCTAGAAGTCACTTTTGGGACGAAGCAAAATCGAAATGGGTCTACACGTCCAAGTGGTCAAATAGTTACAGCATGGTTCTCACTGGGGCGGCCTTCATCCACAG ATACTATCTCGCGCTTTACACGGATTGGCTCCCCCCACAAGTGCGGAACATGGTTGACCAGACAAGCAACTGCGAAGACATTCTCATGAACATGCTTGTTTCTCACGTGACGCGTAGACCACCAATCAAAG TTACCCAGAAAAAGCAGTACAAGGACACATCTCCCAATCAAGCGCAGAGTGGTGTTCTTCCCAGCGGTGGAGTAATCACTAAATGGTCGGACCCGCAGCATTTTGCTGAGAGACAAGTCTGCATGAAAAG TTTTGTGGAATCTTTTGGATACATGCCTTTGATGATGTCAGAAACCAGGTTCGACCCGGCTCTATACAAGGACAACGTGTCTATAACAAGGAAGAGATATCCGAAAATAGAAATATGA